Below is a genomic region from Nitrospira sp..
GATGAGGGGCATGAGTCCCTTCAGCAAAAGCCAGGTCCCGCCGCCGGCCAGCGCCCAGGTGGCGCAGACCGCGACGACCTGGACGAAGAACTGATAGGGGTAACCGAAGAACAGCCCGTCGCTTCCGGCGGCGTTGACCTCGGTCGAGGCGAACAGACCGGTCGCGACCATCCCCCAGGTTCCCGCAACGCCATGCATCCCGAACACGTCCAGCGAGTCGTCATAGCCCAGAATGAGCTTCACGTAATTTACGACCATGTAGCAGAGACTCCCGGCCCCGACGCCGATCACCAACGCCGACGCCGGACTGACGTACGCGGCCGCCGGCGATACCGCCACCAATCCGGCCACGGCCCCGCTCACGGCCCCCAGAGCAGTGGGCTTGTCACGTTGGAGCCACTCCGCCACGGCCCACGAGAGGCCCGCGGCGATGGCCGAGAGGTGGATGGCCACGAAGGCGCCCGTCACCGTGGTCATCGGCGCCGACCCCGCTGCGCCGGTGAAGCCGAACCAGCCGACCCACATGAGTCCCGCGCCGCAGAGGGAAAGGGGCAAATGATTGGGCATCATGTCGATCCGTCCGTAGCCCTTCCGCGGTCCGATCACCAGGGCCAGGACGAGCGCGCTGACACCGGCGCTGATGTGGATGACGGCCCCGCCGGCGAAATCCAGGCATCCCAACGCGGCCAACCAGCCGTTTCCCCAAATCCAGCGTGCCAAGGGCACGTAGACCACCCCGATCCAACAGAAACCGAAGAGGAGAAAAAAGGCAAAGCGAAGCCGCTCGACGATGCCGCCGGCGACCAACGCCAACGCAATCGCCGCCATGATCCCCTGGTAGGTGGACCACAAGGGCCCGATCGCGGCTTCGCCGATGGGCGCTTCCATCTCCCGTCCCAACCCCGTGACGTTCGTCACAAGCGCCCACTCGATGGAGGCGAGCGCGAGGGCGGTGAACGGCAGCGCGATGGTATTCATCACGTTCTTCTTCCGCACCATGCCCCCGTAGAACAGCGCGATGCCGGTGACGGTCAGAACCAGCAGCGTCGCCGAGACCAGCAACCACAAGGTGTGCACGGCCTGTGACATCACCGCGGTCTTTCCACCAGCGAGACCAGATACTCGTGCGTGGCCATCAACTCCAAATTCACCTCCTGGATCCGACTCAGATGATCCACGGCCAGCAGCACCTGTGACCAACTCATATCCGGAAGGGAACACAGACTGTCGAGCGTCTGCGGACCCTTCTCACGCAATATGCCTAGGAGACGTCCTTCACAGGTGGTTGCGTCGAAGCTTTCTTCCTGCATGATCGTCATACCCCCTCCTTTCAGCCTCATGAATAGGCCCGCTCGTTGTGCTGGCTGAGATCCAATCCCATGCGTTCTTCATCCGGTTGGACGCGCAATCCGATGACTCGATCCACCGCCTTCAGCGCGGCCCACGTACCAGCCGCGGAGAACAGCCCCACGACCGCCACCGTCAGCGCCTGAGCGGCAAAGAACTCCGCGTTGCCGACGACCAGCCCGTCGGCCCCGGCCGGATTCACGGCCTTGGAGGCCAGCAGGCCCGTCAGCAGCATGCCGACCACACCGGAGACGCCGTGAATGCCCACCACGTCCAGCGAGTCGTCATAGCCCCACTGTCCCTTCTTCATGATCGCAAGGTAGGACAAGCTCCCGGCCGCCAGCCCCATCAACAGGGCAGACAACGGGCTCACGTATCCCGCCCCGGGCGTCACCATCGCCAAGCCGGCAATCGCCCCGCTCGCGAGGCCAAGCACGGTCGGCGTCCCGCGGTGCCGCCATTCGACCGCCGTCCAGGTCAGCGCCCCCGTCACGGCCGCCGTGTGGGTCGCCACGAACGCCACCACGGCCGTGTCATTGGCCCCTAGCGCGCTCCCGGCATTGAATCCAAACCAGCCGAACCACAAGAGACCGGTCCCCAGCAGCACCAACGGCAGGTTATGCGGCGCCATGTAGTCCGTGCCGTATCCGTGGCGGGCTCCCAGCACCAGGGCGCAGACCAATGCGCTGACGCCTGAACTCATGTGCACCACCGCGCCGCCGGCGAAGTCCAAGGCGCCCAACTGCGCCAACCATCCGCCGCCCCACAACCAATGGACGATCGGACAATAGACGCCCAGAGACCAGAACAGGGAAAAGAGCAGGACCGCACTGAACTTCATCCGCTCGGCAAACGCGCCGGTGATCAGGGCCGGGGTGAGGGCCGCAAACATCAGTTGAAACACCATGAACGCCTGATGCGGGATCGTGGGACCGTAGACGGCGTGGGGAGTCAGTCCGACCCCGGCCAGACCGAGCCAATCAAGCCCGCCGATCACGCCCCTCACATCAGGGCCGAACGCCAGACTGTACCCGACGACGATCCACAACAGGCTGACGGCGCAGAGAATGGCAAAACTTTGCATGATCGTGCCCAGCACGTTCTTGCTGCGGACCAGCCCGCCGTAGAACAACGCCAGACCAGGCACGATCATCGTCAACACCAGCGCGGCTGATACGAGCACCCAAGCCGTATCCGCTCCGCTGATCATCAGCGTTTGGGGCGGTGGCGGTGATTGCGCCCAACTCCAGCCAGGCCACCATCCCACCCCTGCCCCGACCGCCACCCCCAACCCCGCCGTCACTGCACGCTTCCCAGTCATGTGTACCATCAACCGCTCCTTTATCTCGCCGCTTTCCCGCTTATTCGCCCGCGCGATTCGCTCGATGGCCTACGCGCCATGGCCCAGAAACACAAAAGGCGTCCGACATTCCACGGTGAATGCGGACGCCTTTGTCCGTGTGCCTTTTCTGCCCTGGAAGAACCGAAGACGACGTTGTCTCAGTTCATCCCTCTGTTGTCAGCCATGGTTTGGGAACGGCTGACAACGCTGTGCGACTCTTTCGTTCAGTATGCTCCTTCTAAAGACGCAGAGGCATCCCAAAAGTTCCCCGTCCGGCAGACCGATCCAGGGCCGGACCATTCGGATGGACTCCATCAAAACGTTTTGTATTCAAGCCATTTCCCATTCAGCGTGATCTTGCAGCGCGCTTCCCCCTGACTGCCGGTCACTTTCTCCATGTCGAGCGTAAAATCGATCGCGCTCATGATGCCGTCACCGAACATCTCGTTGGCCTGCTCCCGCATCGAATCGCCGTAGACGCCGATGATTTCCATCAATCGGTACTTGAATGGATCGCTCGCGTTCGGATAATCCGTGCGAACGGGAAACTTGCTCAACGAACCGGTCAGGTCTGCGTCCAGTCCCAATAATTCTCCAACCTTCTTTCCCTCATCGGGCGGCAATTTGTGATTTCCTTGCAGCACGGCCGCGACGAACGTGGGATTCCTGCCGATCGTGGTCGCGATGTCGGCAATCGTGAGTTTCTTGGCCAGCCGCCTGGCCTTAATCGCCTTTCGCACGGATTCCTTGTCCATGTGACGCCCCTCCTCGAGCGATGTGATGACCCTCTCTCATCAGTATTCCGATGCTTCAACCGGCCGCCACCCGTTCCTCTTCAAAGTTCACGACCACGGGATCTCCCGACTCCGGGCGCTCATCACCCGAGCCGTCGTGGCCTCCATGCTTCGCATGACGCACCAGGAAGTGGATGATATGGTTTCTGATCTTGTAATAATGCGGGTGGTCGATGATCGTTGCCCTCAACCGCGGCCGCGCAATCGAGACCTGCACCATCTCGGCGATCCGCGCCTCCGGCCCGTTCGTCATCAAAAGAATTCGGTCCGACAACAGAATGGCCTCGTCCACGTCATGCGTCACCATAAAGACGGTGTTCCGCGAGGTATTCCACATCTGAATCAGCTCTTCCTGAATCACCCCCCGCGTCAACGCATCGATCTGAGCGAACGGCTCGTCCAACAGCAACACTTTCGGTTCGATCGAAAAAGCGCGCGCCAACCCCACCCGTTGCTTCATGCCGCCCGAGAGCGCGGCCGGCCGCTTGTTCTCGGCGCCCTTGAGCCCGACCAGGGCGATGTACCTCGTGACATGCGCCGACACCTGTGCGGCCGTCCAGTCCGGATAGGCGGACCGCACTGCGAGGGCGATGTTTTCGAACACCGTCATCCACGGCATGAGCGCGAAGTTTTGGAACACGACCATTCGGTCGAGCCCAGGTCCGCAGGCCTCCCGGCCATTGAGGATGACGCCGCCTTCCGAGGGCGTTTCCAATCCGGCGATGATGTTGAGCAAGGTGCTCTTCCCGCAGCCCGAGTGGCCGATCACCGTGACGAACTCCCCCTTGTCGATCTTGATCGTCGCATCCTTGAAGATGCAGACCTGCCCCGCGCCGGACGGGTTGGGAAAAAACTTGCTGACGTGATCGATTTGGAGAAAAGCCATGGGTTACTCCTGATACGTGACGAGGCCCGCCAATTTGTTGAAACCTGAGTCCAGCACGACGCCCACCACACCGACCACGAGAATGGCAAAGATGACGCCGGCGATGTCGAGGTTGTTCCACTCGATCCAGCTCAAATAGCCGACGCCGAGTTCACCGAGCAGCATCTCGGCCGGCACCACCGCGACCAGGGCGCTGCCGAACGAAATACGCAATCCGTTGACGATGGTGGGCGCGGCGCCGGGCAAAATCACCTTGAACAAGCGTTTGAACCACGACAGCTGGACGATCGATGCGACATGGAGATATTCCTTTTTCAACGAACTCACCCCGAAAGCCGTCGTCGCGAGCGTGGGCCAAACGGCGGCCATGAAGACGACCAGCATGGCGGTCCACTTCGGATCTTTGACCGTGTAGAGGAGCAGCGGCATCCAGGCCAGGGGCGAAATCGGCTTCAGAATTTGAATGAACGGGTTCGCCGCGCGAAAGAGCACCTTGTTCAGACCCAATATGACTCCGAGCATGATGGCGATCACAGAAGCCGCCAGAAACCCCGCCCCGAAGCGCGACACCGTGTAGAGCACCAGATAGCCGATCCCGTGATCGTTGGTGCCCTTTTTCACGAAGGCCTCGGCCAGCTCCGTGCGGGCCTTTTCCGCGACGGCCAGCGGACCGGGGATACCTTTCACTTTCTCCTTTTCCGGATTCCATGCGTAGGCGCCGTCCGGCAACCGCACGATATCGCCGTTGAATTCCATGAGTTGGAGCTGCTCGTCCGTTAATCCTGCCCGATCGAACGTCGGCCGTAAGGTGAAGAAGTGCCAGGCCAGGAGAAAGATCGCCAGCAGGAAGGCCGAGATGAACCACGGATTGCCTGCCGTCTTACCCGCCGCCGCGCCGCCTCCGGTCTGAGATCCGCCGGCCAGCCCCTTCGCCCAGCCCCCCGCCCTCCTCAACGAGCCGGCGACGCGGAACATGACCGACCGGAGCATGATCAGGGGGAACTCCCCGGTCCGGCCGGCCGGGGAAGCCGGCTCTGACACCATCGTGTCGTTCGTCGATTCCATCGTGGCTCCTTATGCCATGCTGTGAATGGTAAACCCTTTGACGTAGGCCTCGGCTTTGTTCGGATCGAATTCCTTCCCCATGATGACGTGAGTCATCGAGGTGGCCTGATGAACCGGATAACCGAGTTCCTTGGCGATCCGGTCGCAGTCCGCCGCCCGATAGACTTGTTCGGCGACGCCCTTGTAGTTCACGTCTCCTTTCAGGTGCCCCCACCGTTTCATCTGCGTGAGAATCCAGATCGCCATCGAATGCCAGGGATAGGGATCGAAATCGATGCGATGCGGGTCTTTCTTGATGCTCCCCAGCCCGTCGGCATAGGTCCCGGTGAGCACCTGTTCCAACACCGTGACGGGTTGATTGAGGTAATTGGTCGGCGCGATCGCCGCCGCGATTTCCTTGCGATGCGCCGGATCGGCCGCATAGTGGGTGGCATCCACGATCGCCCGCCACATCGCGAGAAACGTGTTCGGATAGGTCGTCGCATACTCTTTGGTGACGGTAAACGCGCAACAGGGGTGCCGATCCCAAATCTCGCGCGACAACTTGTAGATGAAGCCGACGTTTTCGTAGACCGCCCGTTGATTGAACGGATCCGGCCCCAGATAGCCATCGACGTTGCCGGCCTTGAGATTCGCAACCATTTCGGCCGGTGGAATGACGCGAATCTGGACATCCTTGTCGGGATGGACGCCGCCTTCCGCCAGATAATACCGGAGGAGGTAGTTATGCATGGAAAAATCGAACGGCACGCAGAATCGGAATCCCTTCATTTCGGCCGCCGACTTCACATTCTTATGCTTGATGTGCAGCGTGATGGCTTGTCCGTTGATGTTCTCGACCGCCGGCATGTATACCGGCGTCGGGACTGATCCCGCGCCCAGCGTAATCGCGAGCGGCATCGGCGTGAGCATATGCGCCGCATCGACTTCCTTGTTCACCGCCCAGTCTCGGATCATCGCCCAGCCGGCCGCCCGCTTCACGGAAGCATTCAGTCCGTGTTTCTTGTAGAAACCCAGCGGCTCCGCCATGATGATCGGCGTGCCGCATGTGATCGGAATGAACCCGACGCTCACATCGGGCTTTTCCGGTTTCCCGACCGGATCTGCGGCGAACGCCTTGAGCCTCGCCAAGGGAAACAGATCGGCGATCAGCGCCGTCAGCGCCGCCGACCCTAAACCGGCCAGGAGTTGGCGGCGCGTCGGCCCGGCCGCATTCATCACGGCGGCGACGACGGCCCGTTCGACCGTGCGATCGAAATATTCGTCGGCCGACAGCGCCGGCGCCGTCTCGTCCGGCCCCGGGCTGCGCACTCGCGATGGAGTTGGCTCATCCATGATCTGCTCCTTTTCGAATCCGTTCGGCAGGTACCCGAACCCTGCGCGTCAAACACAAAAGGCGTCCTCCCCCCTGTCGGGGAAGGACGCCTTTGTCCCAGAGCGACGGGTCTTCGCCGACCCGTCTCGATCCCGTCACCGATGCCGCAGAAGGCCGTCGCAAAGACCCTCCTGCCGAGCGAAAAATCAAAAGGCGTCCGCCATCCTGTAAGAGAATGACGGACGCCTTTGTCCGTTTGCCCTTCACGTGCCTTGCTGAAGCGCCATTGCTTCGGCAAGGCTTAACGGGACGATGTATACCACGCCCCTTCTCGCATCGTCAACCCGGGCGTTCGACCGAACTGCCGGCCCTCTACACGTCGTAATACAGGAAAAACTCGTACGGATGGGGCCTGAGGCGCATCGTGTCGACTTCTTTGGTCCGCTTGTAGCTGACCCATGCATCGATAAGGTCTTCCGTAAAGACACCGCCCTTGAGGAGGAACTTATGGTCATTCTCAAGGTTCTTCAGGGCCTCATCGAGACTCCCCGGCATCGTCCGGATCTTGGCGGCTTCCTTGGGATCGAGATCGTACAGGTCCTTTTCCGCCGGCTCCCCCGGGTTGATCTTATTTTCGATTCCATCCAACCCGGCCATCAACATCGCGGAAAAGGCGATATACGGATTGCAGCCGGGGTCCGGGAATCGAACTTCGATCCGCTTCGCCTTCGGGCTCGGCGAATACATCGGAATGCGGATGCCCGCCGAACGATTGCGGCTGGAGTAGGCCAGCAACACCGGCGCCTCGAATCCCGGCGTGAGCCGCTTGTAGGAATTCGTCGTCGGATTCGTGAGCGCCGCCAGCGCCGGCGCGTGCTTGAGAATGCCGCCGATGTAGTAGAGACAGGTCTGCGACACGCCCGCATAATCCTTCCCGGCGAACAGCGGCTTGCCCTCCTTCCAGATACTCTGGTGGGTGTGCATGCCCGATCCGTTGTCGCCGAAGATCGGCTTCGGCATGAACGTCACCGTTTTCCCGTGGCGGCGGGCGACGTTCTTCACGATGTACTTGTACATCATCATCTTATCCGCCATCTTGAGCAGCGAATCGAACCGGATGTCGATTTCCGCCTGACCGGCGGTCGCCACCTCGTGGTGGTGTTTCTCCACCGCGATCCCCACCTTCTCCATTTCCAGGATCATCTCGCTCCGGATGTCCTGCTGGGTGTCGGTCGGCGCCACGGGGAAATACCCCTCCTTGTGTCGGATCTTGGCGCCGAGATTGACGCCCTCTTGGCCCATATTCCACACACCTTCTTCGCTGTCGACGAAGTAGTAGCCGCTGTGGCTCGTCTGATCGTAGCGGGCGTGATCGAAAATGAAAAATTCGGCCTCCGGCCCCCAATAGGACGTATCGCCGATCTTGGTGCTCTGCAGATATTTTTCCGCCTTCTGCGCAACATAGCGGGGATCACGCTCGTAGTTCTCCCGGGAGATCGGGTCGATGACGTTGCCGGTGAGGCTCAACGTCGGCACGGCACAGAACGGGTCCATGCAGGCGGTCGCCGGGTCCGGCACCAACAGCATGTCGCTGTTGTTGATCGCCTTCCAGCCACGGATGGACGACCCGTCCAAGCCCGACCCGTCCTTGAACAGGTCTTCCGTCAACTCGCTGGCCGGGATCGTGAAGTGCTGCCACGTCCCGATCAAGTCGACGAATTTGAGGTCGACTACCTGTACCTTGTTTTTCTTCGCAAACTCCAACACCTCGCGAACGTTCATTCCCCTCCTCCTTTCAGACATCCTGATAAACAGCCACCCGATGGATCTTACGCCGCCTTCGCCTCAAGAAACTTCTCGATCGCAGTCTCCACTCCCGCCCGCACGCGCTCGATCAACGCATGATCGCGCAGCTTCCCGCCCGCATGGTCCGTCACATAAAACACGTCGGCGACCTGATCCAGTCGCGTCGAGATTCTGGCGGCGTGGATCGAGAGTCCAAGCTGAAAAATCGCATTGGTGATCACGTACAACAGGCCCTGGCGATCGTCAGCGAAGACGTCGATGATCGTGAATGCGTCCGACGTTTCGTTGTCGATCCGTACTTCCGTCTCTTCCGGCGCTTTCGGCAACGCCCTCGTCGTTTTCAGCCTGGTCCCGCGCCGTAACAGCTCCTCGACATGCTCCCAGCCCTTCAGCACCGCCGAAATGCGCTCGCCGACCATCTGCATCCGGTCGGCCGTCGGTTTGCCGTGGAAATCGGGGTCCATCACTTGGAACGTGTCCACCACGATGCCGTCGGCCCTCGTCAAAATTTGTGCGTCGAGAATTTGCAAGCCGCTGCCGGCCATCACGCCGGCGATCTTGGAAAAGATTCCCGGCGTCAGTCCATTGCGGGTGATGACGGTGTATTCGCACACGCCGAGTTCCCCGTTGAACTCCGATTCCACCAGTACGTCTCCCTGATGGAGGCACCGGACCGCCGCCAGGTGGGCGGCGATCTTGGCCGGCCCAGTGGCATAGAGATACCTGTCTGGAAACTGCTTCAATTCACGTTCGATCCACGCTCGATCGATTTCCGACCGGCCGGCGAGAATCGGTTGGCGGCTCACGTCACCCACCAGTTGAGCCAGCCGTTCCGGCGCCTCCTGCGTCTCTCGCTCGCCGGAAACTTCCGTGATCGTCCGCTGATAGAGTTCGATGAGCAGCGATTCTTTCCACTTTGTCAGCACACCGGGGCCGACCGCGGCGATATCGGCAGCCGTCAGCGCCAAGAGTTTCTTGAGCACTTCCGGCGTTCCGACTTCGCGCGCGAACGGCAGGACCACCTTTTCATCGTTCGGGTCGCGGCGGAATGCCGTATGGGCCATGAGGAGGTGGCGATGGACCAGGAAGCTCAGCGTCCGCGTTTCCTGCTCATCGAAATCCAATCGGGCCGCCACTTCGTCCGCCAACCGTTTCCCGACTTCGCTATGGTCCTCTTCCTGTCCCTTGCCCAAATCGTGCATGAGCACCGCCAGATGCAGAATGTCCTTCCGCTTGATGCTGCGATAGACGTCTCCGAGCAGACTCGCCTCATGCCCCAACGCTTCGGCGCGGCCCACCGCCAGGAGACTGTGCTCATCGACCGTGTATTTGTGATACTGGTTGAACTGCATGAGCCCGCGGACGGTGCTCATCGCCGGCACCAGCTTCTCGAGCAAATGGGCCCGTTGCATGGCTTCCAGCGTCGGCGTGGTTCTCGGCCCCGCCATGATCCGAAGGAAAATCCGGCTCACGTCCGGCTGGTGGAACGCTTCAGCCGACACGTGATCGACATGGCGATGAATGTCTTCCAGCAGCGGCGGATCGATCGTGAGATGCTGCTCCCGCGCCAGGTCGAAGAGTCGTAACAGCAGGCTCGGACTTTCCAGCACCTTGGTGCGGGATTCCTCCGCCACCCCCAGCACGCCGCCCCGAATCACGAAGTCGCGGTCTACCCGCGTGGCCGGCAGGAGTTGCGCGATCCGCCGCCAAAACGACACCCTTCGGCAGCGTTCGACGAAGCGAAGGCAGCGCTCATGCAAGCCCATCGTATGTTTATAGTATTGCTGCATGAATTGTTCGACGGCCAAGAGGTGCGGCTGGTCCTGGAATCCGAAGTGTTGTGCCAGCCACACTTGCTCATCGAACGTCAGAATCTCCTGCGCCGTGCCGGCATGGACGTGCAACAGCGATCGAACCCGCCAGAGAAATTCTCGCGCTTCCGAGAGGGCCATGTAATCCGCCCGGGACAAAATACCGCGGTCCGACAGTTCCCGTATCGTGGGCGCCTGGTAGCGCGCCAGACCCGCCCACTGGAGCAGATGCAGGTCCCGCAGCCCTCCCTTGCTCTTCTTGACGTTCGGTTCGAGCAAATAGACGGTCTCGCCGAACTTTTCATATTCGCGGCGTCGCTCTTCCAGTTTATGATCCAAATAGGTATTCGTCGCCTGCGTCACGACCTTCCGCAGGTACCGGCCATGGAATTCCTGAAAGAGGTCCGCGCTGCCGGCCAGGAAGCGGGCTTCCATCATTGAGGTTTTCACCGTCGAATCCGCGCTCGCCAAGTCGAGGCAATCGGCGATGGTCCGCACACTGTATCCCAGTTGAAATCCGCAATCCCAGAGGGGATGCAACACGGAGCGGACGAAGAATTCGACCTGCTTATCCGAACCGGGCTGAAACAGGAACATGAGATCGATATCGGAGTGGGGAGCCAGTTCTCGGCGCCCGTAGCCTCCCAACGCCATCACGCAGCTTCTGCGAAGCCCCACGTTCGACAGCTCGTCGCCGCCCTGCCGTAGCGCCTGTCGAAAGCGACCGATGACGAGACC
It encodes:
- a CDS encoding ammonium transporter, giving the protein MSQAVHTLWLLVSATLLVLTVTGIALFYGGMVRKKNVMNTIALPFTALALASIEWALVTNVTGLGREMEAPIGEAAIGPLWSTYQGIMAAIALALVAGGIVERLRFAFFLLFGFCWIGVVYVPLARWIWGNGWLAALGCLDFAGGAVIHISAGVSALVLALVIGPRKGYGRIDMMPNHLPLSLCGAGLMWVGWFGFTGAAGSAPMTTVTGAFVAIHLSAIAAGLSWAVAEWLQRDKPTALGAVSGAVAGLVAVSPAAAYVSPASALVIGVGAGSLCYMVVNYVKLILGYDDSLDVFGMHGVAGTWGMVATGLFASTEVNAAGSDGLFFGYPYQFFVQVVAVCATWALAGGGTWLLLKGLMPLIAPRAGDEAETMGLDLHQHGEKGYTG
- a CDS encoding ammonium transporter; this translates as MVHMTGKRAVTAGLGVAVGAGVGWWPGWSWAQSPPPPQTLMISGADTAWVLVSAALVLTMIVPGLALFYGGLVRSKNVLGTIMQSFAILCAVSLLWIVVGYSLAFGPDVRGVIGGLDWLGLAGVGLTPHAVYGPTIPHQAFMVFQLMFAALTPALITGAFAERMKFSAVLLFSLFWSLGVYCPIVHWLWGGGWLAQLGALDFAGGAVVHMSSGVSALVCALVLGARHGYGTDYMAPHNLPLVLLGTGLLWFGWFGFNAGSALGANDTAVVAFVATHTAAVTGALTWTAVEWRHRGTPTVLGLASGAIAGLAMVTPGAGYVSPLSALLMGLAAGSLSYLAIMKKGQWGYDDSLDVVGIHGVSGVVGMLLTGLLASKAVNPAGADGLVVGNAEFFAAQALTVAVVGLFSAAGTWAALKAVDRVIGLRVQPDEERMGLDLSQHNERAYS
- the cynS gene encoding cyanase encodes the protein MDKESVRKAIKARRLAKKLTIADIATTIGRNPTFVAAVLQGNHKLPPDEGKKVGELLGLDADLTGSLSKFPVRTDYPNASDPFKYRLMEIIGVYGDSMREQANEMFGDGIMSAIDFTLDMEKVTGSQGEARCKITLNGKWLEYKTF
- a CDS encoding ABC transporter ATP-binding protein, which gives rise to MAFLQIDHVSKFFPNPSGAGQVCIFKDATIKIDKGEFVTVIGHSGCGKSTLLNIIAGLETPSEGGVILNGREACGPGLDRMVVFQNFALMPWMTVFENIALAVRSAYPDWTAAQVSAHVTRYIALVGLKGAENKRPAALSGGMKQRVGLARAFSIEPKVLLLDEPFAQIDALTRGVIQEELIQMWNTSRNTVFMVTHDVDEAILLSDRILLMTNGPEARIAEMVQVSIARPRLRATIIDHPHYYKIRNHIIHFLVRHAKHGGHDGSGDERPESGDPVVVNFEEERVAAG
- a CDS encoding ABC transporter permease subunit; its protein translation is MESTNDTMVSEPASPAGRTGEFPLIMLRSVMFRVAGSLRRAGGWAKGLAGGSQTGGGAAAGKTAGNPWFISAFLLAIFLLAWHFFTLRPTFDRAGLTDEQLQLMEFNGDIVRLPDGAYAWNPEKEKVKGIPGPLAVAEKARTELAEAFVKKGTNDHGIGYLVLYTVSRFGAGFLAASVIAIMLGVILGLNKVLFRAANPFIQILKPISPLAWMPLLLYTVKDPKWTAMLVVFMAAVWPTLATTAFGVSSLKKEYLHVASIVQLSWFKRLFKVILPGAAPTIVNGLRISFGSALVAVVPAEMLLGELGVGYLSWIEWNNLDIAGVIFAILVVGVVGVVLDSGFNKLAGLVTYQE
- a CDS encoding CmpA/NrtA family ABC transporter substrate-binding protein; this encodes MDEPTPSRVRSPGPDETAPALSADEYFDRTVERAVVAAVMNAAGPTRRQLLAGLGSAALTALIADLFPLARLKAFAADPVGKPEKPDVSVGFIPITCGTPIIMAEPLGFYKKHGLNASVKRAAGWAMIRDWAVNKEVDAAHMLTPMPLAITLGAGSVPTPVYMPAVENINGQAITLHIKHKNVKSAAEMKGFRFCVPFDFSMHNYLLRYYLAEGGVHPDKDVQIRVIPPAEMVANLKAGNVDGYLGPDPFNQRAVYENVGFIYKLSREIWDRHPCCAFTVTKEYATTYPNTFLAMWRAIVDATHYAADPAHRKEIAAAIAPTNYLNQPVTVLEQVLTGTYADGLGSIKKDPHRIDFDPYPWHSMAIWILTQMKRWGHLKGDVNYKGVAEQVYRAADCDRIAKELGYPVHQATSMTHVIMGKEFDPNKAEAYVKGFTIHSMA
- the glnA gene encoding type I glutamate--ammonia ligase, with the protein product MNVREVLEFAKKNKVQVVDLKFVDLIGTWQHFTIPASELTEDLFKDGSGLDGSSIRGWKAINNSDMLLVPDPATACMDPFCAVPTLSLTGNVIDPISRENYERDPRYVAQKAEKYLQSTKIGDTSYWGPEAEFFIFDHARYDQTSHSGYYFVDSEEGVWNMGQEGVNLGAKIRHKEGYFPVAPTDTQQDIRSEMILEMEKVGIAVEKHHHEVATAGQAEIDIRFDSLLKMADKMMMYKYIVKNVARRHGKTVTFMPKPIFGDNGSGMHTHQSIWKEGKPLFAGKDYAGVSQTCLYYIGGILKHAPALAALTNPTTNSYKRLTPGFEAPVLLAYSSRNRSAGIRIPMYSPSPKAKRIEVRFPDPGCNPYIAFSAMLMAGLDGIENKINPGEPAEKDLYDLDPKEAAKIRTMPGSLDEALKNLENDHKFLLKGGVFTEDLIDAWVSYKRTKEVDTMRLRPHPYEFFLYYDV
- the glnD gene encoding [protein-PII] uridylyltransferase, whose product is MDRELSQGIGTAVEASNLGALLEEHRRTIAERVMAGRSGAETLVAITEFVDGLVIGRFRQALRQGGDELSNVGLRRSCVMALGGYGRRELAPHSDIDLMFLFQPGSDKQVEFFVRSVLHPLWDCGFQLGYSVRTIADCLDLASADSTVKTSMMEARFLAGSADLFQEFHGRYLRKVVTQATNTYLDHKLEERRREYEKFGETVYLLEPNVKKSKGGLRDLHLLQWAGLARYQAPTIRELSDRGILSRADYMALSEAREFLWRVRSLLHVHAGTAQEILTFDEQVWLAQHFGFQDQPHLLAVEQFMQQYYKHTMGLHERCLRFVERCRRVSFWRRIAQLLPATRVDRDFVIRGGVLGVAEESRTKVLESPSLLLRLFDLAREQHLTIDPPLLEDIHRHVDHVSAEAFHQPDVSRIFLRIMAGPRTTPTLEAMQRAHLLEKLVPAMSTVRGLMQFNQYHKYTVDEHSLLAVGRAEALGHEASLLGDVYRSIKRKDILHLAVLMHDLGKGQEEDHSEVGKRLADEVAARLDFDEQETRTLSFLVHRHLLMAHTAFRRDPNDEKVVLPFAREVGTPEVLKKLLALTAADIAAVGPGVLTKWKESLLIELYQRTITEVSGERETQEAPERLAQLVGDVSRQPILAGRSEIDRAWIERELKQFPDRYLYATGPAKIAAHLAAVRCLHQGDVLVESEFNGELGVCEYTVITRNGLTPGIFSKIAGVMAGSGLQILDAQILTRADGIVVDTFQVMDPDFHGKPTADRMQMVGERISAVLKGWEHVEELLRRGTRLKTTRALPKAPEETEVRIDNETSDAFTIIDVFADDRQGLLYVITNAIFQLGLSIHAARISTRLDQVADVFYVTDHAGGKLRDHALIERVRAGVETAIEKFLEAKAA